Proteins from a single region of Gammaproteobacteria bacterium:
- the soxC gene encoding sulfite dehydrogenase → MASNSRSPISRRTWIAATSGAVAAGLIKTKADAVKLVAQEAPTPPDDPTKVPGRFTSEVGVRAPEERPRRLTRSQTLSSSSRSPLQELQGTITPADLHFERHHAGIPDIRAGRHELLVHGMVERPMVFSMADLKRYPSVARTYFLECSGNGGGAYNRERMPVEITPQALDGLLSTSEWVGVPVKTILNEVGADPAATWILAEGADAAVMSRSVPMEKIMDDALLAYGQNGEAIRPEQGYPLRLLLPGWEGNASVKWLRRIEVTDRPTMTRDETSRYTDPLKGGLSRQFSFFMDAKSTITFPAYPYTLPEPGWWEIQGLAWTGRGRITRVDISTDGGESWTEAELQEPILPKSTVRFRHLWNWDGSESLLISRAVDETGYVQPTVQQLWEARGERTSYHHNHQRVWKVGSNGTVTFGLGDLV, encoded by the coding sequence CACTTCCGGGGCCGTGGCCGCGGGCCTGATCAAGACGAAGGCCGACGCCGTCAAGCTGGTGGCGCAGGAGGCCCCGACACCGCCCGACGACCCCACCAAGGTCCCGGGCCGCTTCACTTCCGAGGTGGGCGTGCGCGCGCCCGAGGAGCGGCCTCGGCGTCTCACCCGCTCGCAGACGCTCTCCAGTTCGTCGCGCAGCCCGCTGCAGGAGCTGCAGGGCACCATCACGCCGGCGGACCTGCACTTCGAGCGCCATCACGCCGGCATCCCCGACATCCGCGCGGGCCGTCACGAGCTGCTGGTGCACGGGATGGTCGAGCGCCCGATGGTCTTCTCGATGGCCGACCTGAAGCGCTACCCATCGGTGGCGCGCACCTACTTCCTCGAGTGCTCCGGGAACGGGGGCGGGGCCTACAATCGCGAGCGCATGCCGGTCGAGATCACCCCCCAGGCCCTCGACGGGCTGCTCAGCACCAGCGAGTGGGTGGGCGTTCCGGTCAAGACCATCCTGAACGAGGTGGGCGCCGACCCGGCCGCGACCTGGATCCTGGCCGAGGGCGCCGACGCCGCGGTCATGTCGCGCAGCGTGCCCATGGAGAAGATCATGGACGACGCCCTTCTCGCCTACGGGCAGAACGGCGAGGCCATCCGACCCGAGCAGGGCTACCCGCTGCGTCTGCTCCTGCCCGGATGGGAGGGCAACGCCAGCGTCAAGTGGCTGCGGCGCATCGAGGTAACCGACCGCCCGACCATGACCCGGGACGAGACCTCCCGCTACACCGACCCGCTCAAGGGCGGACTTTCCCGCCAGTTCAGCTTCTTCATGGACGCCAAGTCCACCATCACCTTCCCCGCGTATCCCTACACGCTGCCCGAGCCGGGATGGTGGGAGATCCAGGGGCTCGCGTGGACGGGACGCGGGCGCATCACACGCGTCGACATCAGCACCGACGGCGGCGAAAGCTGGACCGAGGCCGAGCTTCAGGAGCCCATCCTGCCCAAGTCGACGGTCCGATTCCGCCATCTCTGGAACTGGGACGGCAGCGAGAGCCTGCTGATTAGCCGCGCGGTCGACGAGACCGGCTACGTGCAGCCCACGGTGCAGCAGCTCTGGGAGGCGCGCGGCGAGCGCACGTCGTACCACCACAATCACCAGAGGGTTTGGAAGGTCGGGTCCAACGGCACCGTCACCTTCGGCCTGGGAGACCTGGTATGA
- a CDS encoding YncE family protein, with the protein MDVFRRSLRHGRLMAGRGFGGRRAAFACAVLAAVFVHPGARAAAQEASPEPMEYRLYVANESSDIVSRVVFRPGAGAEVEKEIPVGIMPADNDGAHGLTVSPDGAFWYLTIAHGTPYGYVWKFATGADTLVARAELGLFPATMGVTPNGQFLVVANFNLHGDMVPSDLSVVYTPTMTQLSRVTTCLMPHGSRVSASGGLQYSACMHSDQLVEFDLTTLEVSRRFSLAPGREGPLDARDQGMGRHVMVMSGAEAAGPAGAAGPGAAGTEPGQASSMRDDTSMGRMAGMADAVCSPTWAEPGAGALADRVVYVACNRNDEILEIDAGDWTVRRRFSTGTAPYNLDVTPDGSLLVATLKGEQAVAVISLESGEELARIATTRPITHGVVTSPDGRYAFVSNEAIGATPGTLDVFDLSALERVASAELRYQPGGIDFWRATAVP; encoded by the coding sequence ATGGACGTTTTCCGCCGATCGCTGCGGCATGGGAGGCTGATGGCGGGGCGTGGCTTCGGCGGTCGTCGGGCAGCGTTCGCGTGTGCGGTGCTGGCCGCGGTTTTCGTGCATCCCGGCGCGCGTGCCGCCGCCCAGGAGGCCTCCCCGGAGCCGATGGAGTACCGCCTCTACGTGGCCAACGAGTCGTCCGACATCGTGAGCCGGGTGGTGTTCCGGCCCGGCGCCGGCGCGGAGGTGGAGAAGGAGATCCCGGTCGGGATCATGCCGGCCGACAACGACGGGGCGCACGGGCTCACAGTCTCGCCGGACGGGGCCTTCTGGTACCTCACCATCGCCCACGGCACGCCCTACGGGTACGTGTGGAAGTTCGCGACCGGGGCCGACACCCTGGTCGCGCGGGCGGAGCTGGGGCTCTTCCCGGCCACCATGGGCGTCACCCCCAACGGCCAGTTCCTGGTGGTGGCCAACTTCAACCTGCATGGCGACATGGTGCCCTCGGACCTGTCGGTGGTCTACACCCCCACCATGACCCAGCTCTCGCGCGTCACCACCTGTCTCATGCCCCACGGCAGCCGGGTGAGCGCCTCGGGCGGGCTCCAGTATTCGGCGTGCATGCACTCCGACCAGTTGGTCGAGTTCGACCTGACCACCCTGGAGGTGAGCCGGCGCTTCTCGCTGGCGCCGGGCCGCGAGGGTCCGCTGGATGCCCGCGACCAGGGGATGGGCCGCCACGTAATGGTCATGAGCGGTGCGGAGGCCGCCGGCCCGGCGGGCGCTGCGGGTCCCGGGGCTGCGGGAACGGAGCCGGGACAGGCGTCGTCCATGCGCGACGACACCAGCATGGGGCGCATGGCGGGGATGGCCGACGCCGTGTGTTCGCCCACTTGGGCCGAGCCGGGCGCGGGCGCGCTCGCGGACCGGGTGGTCTACGTGGCCTGCAACCGCAACGACGAGATCCTTGAGATCGATGCCGGGGACTGGACCGTGCGCCGGCGGTTCTCCACGGGGACGGCCCCGTACAATCTGGACGTAACCCCGGACGGTTCGCTGCTGGTGGCCACCCTGAAGGGCGAGCAGGCCGTCGCCGTGATCTCGCTGGAATCGGGGGAGGAGCTTGCCCGGATTGCGACCACCCGGCCCATCACCCATGGCGTGGTGACGAGCCCGGACGGACGCTACGCCTTCGTCTCCAACGAAGCCATCGGCGCGACGCCGGGCACGCTCGATGTCTTCGATCTGTCGGCGCTCGAGCGGGTGGCGAGCGCCGAACTGCGCTACCAGCCCGGCGGGATCGACTTCTGGCGGGCCACGGCGGTCCCCTGA
- a CDS encoding cytochrome c produces MRRLALATMVLAVGCAPAGSSSAGASADGAEPPERFGFGSPASAERVAMWDIDVKPDGEGLPPGSGTVAEGEQIYLMQCIACHGPTGTEGPNDVLVTQEPWEEWPAGRTVGGYWPYATTLYDYTVKAMPQLTPGTMTADETYAVIAYILYLNDLVPEDAVMNAETLPAVEMPYRDRFVPDDRTGGTVIR; encoded by the coding sequence ATGAGGCGGCTCGCGCTGGCGACCATGGTTCTGGCCGTCGGCTGCGCGCCCGCCGGGTCTTCGTCGGCCGGGGCTTCCGCTGACGGCGCCGAGCCCCCGGAGCGTTTCGGCTTCGGCAGCCCGGCGTCGGCCGAGCGCGTCGCCATGTGGGACATCGACGTGAAGCCCGACGGGGAGGGGCTGCCGCCCGGAAGCGGCACAGTCGCCGAGGGCGAACAGATCTACCTCATGCAGTGCATCGCCTGCCACGGCCCCACCGGCACCGAGGGGCCCAACGATGTGCTGGTGACGCAGGAGCCGTGGGAGGAGTGGCCCGCCGGCCGCACCGTCGGCGGCTACTGGCCCTACGCCACCACTCTCTACGACTACACCGTAAAGGCGATGCCCCAGCTCACCCCCGGCACCATGACCGCGGACGAGACCTACGCCGTGATCGCGTACATCCTCTACCTGAACGACCTCGTGCCCGAGGACGCGGTGATGAACGCCGAGACGCTGCCGGCGGTGGAGATGCCGTATCGGGACCGCTTCGTGCCCGATGATCGGACGGGGGGCACCGTCATCCGCTAG